A DNA window from Onthophagus taurus isolate NC chromosome 1, IU_Otau_3.0, whole genome shotgun sequence contains the following coding sequences:
- the LOC111418222 gene encoding LOW QUALITY PROTEIN: ubiquitin conjugation factor E4 A-like (The sequence of the model RefSeq protein was modified relative to this genomic sequence to represent the inferred CDS: substituted 1 base at 1 genomic stop codon): MSRIIVKNLPKKITEEKIRKIFGERGLLTDVQLKYTSEGTFRRFAFLGYQTEKEAQEAIKHFNNTCIQTNTIVVEACAALGDVAKPKSWSKYSADSSAYKKLHPETIQDELKKKKEDNKKSEKKLNKDDKKAEILKKYKDDPQFEEYLQVHAPHEIELLNNLRTKKDSDDESDDSSDSGVSEPTNDINENEEKVDTSKIKQEKKQKQKKDLKLFNLKLKDLPYKCKKKDIKEFFKPNIPFSIRIPRNIKGIAFVGFKNERQMKKGLMKDRSILSGKSISVTKHIDPTNKGDDAQDPKKVKWKSQEEKLKNEEDIGESGRIFIRNLAYITTEDDVQNLFAAYGPITEVNLPIDSTSRKMKGFGIVTFLLPEHAVKAYSELDGSILHGRMLHLLPGKAKDVQENEEEGNINYKKQKEKKQKAQAGSSHNWNSLFMGHDAVAEAMAGSYGTSKKAVLDPHGQSNVAVRLALGETQIVTETRKYLEAEGVILDAFSGGSIKRSKTIILVKNLPANTEIVELRRVFEKYGIVGRVVLPPKGITAIVEFIEPTEARKAFSSLAYSQFKSVPLLLEWAPENSLQAKSLSKNNKNQSITNVNNENSNVQSETENVSESKQEENEVEEEEIIEPEPDTTLFVKNLNFKTTDEDLKRHFETCGKLYSAMVTMKKDMNNPGNKLSMGYGFVRYFLKSSTNKALKELQGSSLDGKTLELKRSERTLANDVITTRKVTKKGKPTGSKLLVRNVPFQAKKEELFELFKTFGEIKALRLPKKMTVGETTHRGFAFVDYFTSSDAKKAFEALSQSTHLYGRRLVLEWATTEEGIDDLRKRTASHFHNEEAPKSKKSVFNIDXKNMSNPFAALFGENSRSSTDSTRANVICDTIETVFGFTLNRSRAIERNLLYMSDLSVSFNTEVITLEILEHALFERLLIDDFEQYLIGNEKDKYETKVFIYLFRCYNNNLDVKDSSVQEVIKMLILRNVLTSLKQPELYHVQNVFAQLYDIMRNAEPNSEVFFQDVYQAALKDEDGFEGMKEAYIAFLKRIHVDIAKSTLMSFNFSVFNILMLYTNHEHLALTLLEYSKPRIEKTGAEYANTLLGALFCVSILPKTGHSEFEYFQNPLDQPSTTAQEGALQSNMATITQHIHSFFLNLLKRSPNVKSGTLQWLGDCLKSNADRGKIWASQAADFPNPTAFNNVSDGYMLNMLMVIIRLCQPFCSPGNEAKILKVDPTYCAVEEEHCATKGVHLTNLSKETCLVPIETENSQEVQHRLTASSYNFVTECFFLGHKAFDLGFRVVVDKLVKLNQEMVRIERLYNEAVNQSHGTNETMDVIKERMKTEMQKFFSIKTTLSEPTLVDMLFYFTSATSMWFNQVAVNNNFEEHYAPLKEVQLKFPLPEPIPDTLKCIPEFVVENVVCFLVFLRRFNPKIFEIQGYGRMKPILTFILIYMSSPERMKNPHMRARLAEALEALLPFHKDEPVGLNTLGGFQRELLFKTHEHRQQIVGSLLEVFVGIEMTGQSVQFEQKFNYRRPMYLVMDYLWELPEHQSYFRQLAEYAEKNMDAVTPPLFLRFVNLLMNDAVFLLDEALANMAKLKELQAARETGEWNSLSAMERSQNMGYLHHIGMIARFDNILGKDTIRTLVNLTSKITIVFTHSTMVDRIAAMLNYFLLKLVGPNQKNFKVRDNKEYSFEPAATVLDICKIYVHLKESEAFCLAVSQDGRSYSPQLFKQTEDVLVRIGGGVLVGELQDVAAKVAKKSAEYQANEDLVAEAPEHFLDPIMSTLMTDPVILPSSKQIVDRTTIARHLLSDQTDPFNRSPLTLDQVIPNKELQQEITQWVNERKAGTSS, encoded by the exons ATGTCACgtataattgttaaaaatctACCTAAAAAG ATTACCGAAGAAAAAATTCGCAAAATTTTTGGAGAAAGAGGTTTATTAACCGAtgttcaattaaaatatacatCTGAAGGAACATTTAGACGATTTGCTTTTTTGGGGTATCAAACTGAAAAAGAAGCACAAGAAGCTATTAAGCATTTTAATAATACCTGTATACAAACTAATACAATTGTTGTTGAAGCTTGCGCAGCTTTAG GTGATGTTGCTAAACCAAAATCTTGGAGTAAATATTCTGCTGATAGTTCAGCTTATAAGAAATTACATCCTGAAACAATTCAAGatgaattaaagaaaaagaaagaggataataaaaaaagtgaaaagaaattgaacaagGATGATAAAAAAgctgaaattttaaaaaag tATAAAGATGATCCCCAATTTGAAGAATACCTTCAAGTTCATGCACCCCAtgaaattgaattattaaataatttaaggaCAAAAAAAGATAGTGATGATGAAAGTGACGATTCATCTGATTCAGGAGTTTCTGAACCAACTAATgatataaatgaaaatgaagagAAAGTGGATACATCTAAGATTAAACaagaaaagaaacaaaaacaaaaaaaagatttaaaattattcaatttaaag ctgAAAGACTTACCCtataaatgtaaaaagaaagacataaaagaattttttaaaccaaatatTCCGTTTTCTATAAGAATCCCACGAAATATTAAAGGTATAGCTtttgttggatttaaaaatgagAGGCAAATGAAGAAAGGTTTAATGAAAGATCGTAGTATATTATCCGGGAAAAGCATATCTGTAACTAAGCATATAGATCCAACAAATAAAGGAGATGACGCACAAGATCCTAAGAAAGTCAAATGGAAATCccaagaagaaaaattaaaaaatgaggAAGATATTGGAGAATCTGGGAGGATATTTATTCGAAATTTAGCGTATATTACAACAGAAGATGATGTTCAAAATCTATTTGCAGCTTATG GTCCTATAACAGAAGTAAACTTGCCAATTGATTCCACATCACGCAAAATGAAAGGTTTTGGTATTGTAACTTTTCTGTTGCCAGAACATGCTGTAAAAGCGTATTCTGAATTGGATGGTTCAATTTTGCATGGGCGAATGCTTCATTTACTTCCTGGAAAAGCAAAGGACGTtcaagaaaatgaagaagaag gaaacataaattataaaaagcagaaagaaaaaaagcaaaaagCTCAAGCCGGATCATCACACAATTGGAATTCATTGTTTATGGGCCATGATGCAGTTGCTGAAGCAATGGCAGGAAGTTATGGAACGAGTAAAAAAGCGGTTTTAGATCCTCACGGACAAAGTAACGTAGCTGTTAGATTAGCCCTTGGAGAAACACAAATCGTAACAGAAACCAGAAAATATTTGGAAGCTGAAGGAGTTATTTTAGATGCTTTTAGTGGG GGGTCAATTAAACGCTCAAAAActattattttagtaaaaaatctTCCAGCTAATACTGAAATAGTGGAATTAAGAAGAGTTTTTGAAAAGTATGGTATTGTAGGTAGAGTGGTTTTGCCTCCAAAGGGAATAACTG caatAGTGGAATTTATTGAACCAACTGAAGCTAGAAAAGCGTTTTCATCGTTAGCTTATTCACAATTTAAAAGTGTACCACTTCTTCTTGAATGGGCCCCCGAAAATAGTTTACAGGCGAAATCTTTaagcaaaaataataaaaatcaatctATAACAAATGTGAACAATGAGAATTCTAATGTACAAAGCGAAACGGAAAACGTTTCTGAATCAAAACAAGAAGAAAATGAagtggaagaagaagaaattattgaaCCTGAACCAGATACAACtttgtttgttaaaaatttgaattttaaaacaactGATGAGGACCTAAAAAGGCATTTCGAAACTTGTGGTAAATTGTATTCTGCAATGGTCACAATGAAAAAAGATATGAATAATCCCGGAAATAAGTTATCAATGGGTTATGGTTTTGTtcgatattttcttaaatcaaGTACTAACAAAGCTTTAAAAGAATTACAAGGAAGTTCATTAGACGGAAAAACTTTAGAGTTAAAACGATCGGAAAGAACTTTAGC GAATGACGTTATAACTACTCGTAAAGTAACGAAAAAAGGAAAACCAACGGGTTCGAAGCTGTTAGTTCGTAACGTTCCTTTCCAAGCCAAAaaagaagaactttttgaattattcaa aacATTTGGCGAGATAAAGGCGTTAAGATTACCCAAAAAAATGACCGTGGGTGAAACAACTCATAGAGGATTCGCttttgtcgattatttcactTCAAGTGATGCTAag AAAGCATTTGAAGCTTTATCACAAAGTACTCATTTGTACGGTCGAAGACTTGTTTTGGAATGGGCTACAACTGAAGAAGGAATTGATGATCTTAGAAAAAGAACAGCATCTCACTTCCACAATGAAGAAGCTCCAAAATCAAAGAAGagtgtttttaatattgattaaa aAAACATGTCGAATCCGTTTGCTGCACTTTTCGGTGAAAACAGTAGAAGTAGTACAGATTCTACTAGAGCAAACGTAATATGTGATACAATAGAAACTGTGTTTGGATTTACGTTGAATAGATCTAGGGCGATTGAAAGGAACCTTTTGTACATGAGTGATTTGTCTGTTTCATTTAATACCGAAGTGATTACACTTGAAATATTAGAGCATGCACTGTTTGAAAGGCTACTTATAGACGATTTTGAACAGTACCTGATTGGAAATGAAAAGGATAAATACGAAACGAAGGTTTTTATTTATCTGTTTAGATGTTATAACAATAATCTGGATGTCAAGGATAGTTCAGTACaagaagtaataaaaatgttaatcctTCGTAATGTTCTAACATCTTTAAAACAACCGGAACTGTACCATGTACAAAACGTTTTTGCTCAATTATATGATATTATGAGAAATGCTGAACCAAATTCCGAAGTATTCTTTCAAGATGTTTATCAAGCTGCTTTAAAAGATGAAG atGGCTTTGAGGGAATGAAAGAGGCTTACATAGCCTTTTTAAAACGCATCCATGTTGATATTGCCAAATCCACATTAATGTCCTTTAACTTTAGTGTTTTTAACATATTGATGTTGTACACAAATCATGAACACTTGGCACTAACTCTTTTAGAATACTCTAAGCCAAGAATAGAAAAAACCGGGGCTGAGTATGCAAATACTCTTTTAGGTGCATTATTTTGTGTATCAATACTGCCAAAAACTGGTCATTCcgaatttgaatattttcaaaaccCTTTAGACCAG ccAAGCACTACTGCCCAGGAAGGAGCTCTTCAATCTAATATGGCAACAATCACCCAACACATccattccttttttttaaatcttctaaAACGTAGTCCAAATGTAAAATCAGGCACTCTCCAATGGCTTGGTGATTGTTTGAAATCGAATGCAGATCGTGGTAAAATTTGGGCCAGCCAAGCAGCTGATTTTCCAAATCCCACTGCTTTTAATAATGTTAGTGATGGATATATGTTAAATATGTTGATGGTGATTATAAGGCTTTGCCAACCATTTTGTTCACCTGGTAATGAggcaaaaatattaaaagtagaCCCCACTTATTGTGCAGTagag gaGGAACATTGCGCAACCAAAGGGGTACATCTAACAAATTTATCCAAAGAAACTTGTTTAGTTCCAATTGAAACCGAAAACTCACAAGAAGTTCAACATCGATTGACCGCTTCCAGTTATAATTTTGTTACCGAATGTTTCTTCTTGGGACATAAAGCTTTTGATTTAGGTTTTAGGGTGGTAGTTGataaattagttaaattaaatcag gaaATGGTCCGAATAGAACGCTTATATAATGAAGCTGTTAACCAAAGTCATGGTACAAATGAAACTATGGATGTTATTAAGGAACGAATGAAAACTGAAATGCAAAA ATTCTTTTCCATAAAAACCACATTATCCGAACCTACGTTAGTAgatatgttattttattttacatcaGCGACATCAATGTGGTTTAATCAAGTAGCAGTTAACAACAACTTTGAAGAGCACTACGCCCCATTAAAAGaggttcaattaaaatttcctcTACCAGAACCGATTCCAGATACATTAAA gtGCATTCCAGAATTTGTAGTAGAAAATGTGGTTTGTTTCTTAGTATTTTTACGCAGATTCAATccgaaaatatttgaaatccAAGGTTACGGTCGGATGAAACCGATtttaacgtttattttaatatacatgAGTTCTCCGGAACGTATGAAAAATCCTCACATGAGGGCTCGTTTGGCGGAAGCTTTAGAAGCTTTGTTACCGTTTCATAAAGATGAGCCGGTCGGTTTGAATACTTTAGGTGGATTTCAACGGGAGTTACTTTTCAAAACGCACGAACATCGACAACAAATTGTTGGTAGTTTATTGGAGGTTTTTGTTGGGATTGAAATGACAGGGCAAAGTGTGCAATTTGAACAGAAATTTAATTATCGACGTCCAATGTATTTAGTTATGGATTATTTATGGGAACTACCTGAGCATCAATCATATTTTAG GCAATTAGCTGAATATGCTGAAAAGAATATGGATGCTGTAACCCCACCTTTGTTTTTAAGATTTGTCAATTTGCTCATGAACGACGCTGTATTTTTGTTGGATGAAGCATTGGCTAATATGGCCAAATTAAAAGAGTTACAAGCTGCAAG ggaAACTGGCGAATGGAATAGTTTATCAGCAATGGAGCGTAGTCAAAATATGGGTTACCTTCATCATATAGGAATGATAGCtcgttttgataacattttagGAAAAGACACAATTCGCACATTAGTTAATTTAACATCGAAAATAACGATTGTTTTTACACATTCCACAATGGTCGATCGTATTGCAgctatgttaaattatttcctattaaaattagttgggccaaatcaaaaaaattttaaa gttagagataataaagaatataGTTTTGAACCAGCTGCAACAGTTTTGGATATATGCAAAATTTATGTCCACTTGAAAGAAAGCGAAGCGTTTTGTTTGGCGGTATCCCAAGATGGGCGTTCCTACAGTCCgcaattatttaaacaaactGAAGACGTATTGGTAAGAATAGGTGGCGGAGTTTTAGTGGGCGAACTTCAAGATGTCGCGGCAAAAGTTGCGAAGAAATCTGCGGAATATCAAGCTAATGAAGACTTGGTAGCTGAGGCACCTGAACATTTCTTAGATCCAATTATGTCTACTCTTATGACTGATCCTGTAATACTTCCAAGTTCAAAACAAATTGTTGATAGGACCACTATTGCTAG aCATCTTTTGAGCGATCAAACCGATCCTTTCAATCGATCGCCATTGACTCTTGACCAAGTTATTCCCAATAAAGAATTGCAACAGGAAATAACACAATGGGTTAATGAAAGAAAAGCTGGCACAagtagttaa
- the LOC111418219 gene encoding queuosine-tRNA galactosyltransferase-like — protein MDISIIIPIYNGEKFIDSCFNSILYQEIANLNVEICVCNDGSIDNTPNLLSNWENILKSHNFTFKLINHPFGQPLGCGKSKNSAVSISTGKYLCFQDVDDLMFPHRLIEQYNAASELTNNYIVGSRIVREPKNSTVRYTNWANNLDDNKLDVQIFTSNGPTIIMPTWFMHRSIFHKIGGFSEKVKGEPEDLIFFYNHLDLGGKLHRVNQVLVSYTYHTNCTTHSIHEDIIWDVRIKRLQEKILIDWKEFTIWNAGKQGRKLFKSLSEENQKKVIALCDVDSNKVGKYYTPFDLNLRISKKPIEIIHFSKAKAPIIICVKMDMTNGVFEDNLNSLNLQEGKDYIIFS, from the exons ATGGATATA TCCATAataattccaatttataacGGCGAAAAGTTTATTGATTCATGttttaatagtatattatacCAAGAAATTGCAAATCTTAATGTTGAAATATGTGTTTGCAATGATGGAAGTATAGATAATACCccaaatttattatcaaattggGAAAACATACTCAAATCTCATAACTTCacttttaaactaattaaCCACCCATTTGGTCAACCTTTGGGTTgtggaaaatcaaaaaattcagCTGTTTCAATAAGCACTGGAAAATATCTGTGTTTTCAAGATGTGGATGATTTAATGTTTCCTCATAGATTAATAGAACAATACAATGCAGCAAGtgaattaacaaataattatattgTTGGGTCACGAATTGTAAGAGAACCCAAAAATTCAACTGTAAGGTATACAAATTGGGCTAACAACTTAGATGATAATAAATTGGATGTACAAATATTTACTTCTAATGGACCAACAATAATTATGCCAACGTGGTTTATGCATAGAAGTATATTTCACAAAATTGGTGGTTTTTCTGAAAAGGTAAAAGGAGAACCTGAAGATTTgatattcttttataaccacTTGGATTTAGGGGGAAAATTACATAGGGTTAATCAAGTTTTAGTTTCTTATACTTATCATACAAATTGTACAACTCATTCTATTCATGA AGACATTATTTGGGATGTAAGAATAAAACgattacaagaaaaaatattaattgattggAAAGAATTTACTATATGGAATGCTGGGAAACAAGGACGAAAGTTATTTAAGTCATTATCAGAAGAGAATCAAAAGAAAGTTATTGCATTATGTGATGTTGATAGCAACAAAGTTGGAAAATATTATACTCCTTTTGATTTAAACCTTAGAATAAGTAAAAAACCTAttgaaattattcatttttcaaaaGCAAAGGCACCGATTATTATATGTGTTAAAATG gaTATGACCAATGGAGTATTTGAGGACAATTTAAATTCATTGAACTTACAAGAAGGAAaagattatattatatttagttaa
- the LOC111418223 gene encoding uncharacterized protein gives MSSVIVKNLPKKITEENIRKIFGKRGLLADVKLKHTSEGTFVFAFLVYQSEREAKQAVKDFNNTSILSNTIVVEALADQRRSKSANPPSKENDCNDYMAQSFPKKSVTFQTHSTAQAHHTSRRSQQSLQVPTERERSTSLSYDDIRFTSTPFQQSSSIQMGHSSRNTERALHVPTTRRKSTSPCDDPRYSSSRISTLTVEPYKSRDSNVRSVRFETNSNLEYCSELSTASSVKDKKENVSGRRGSSSTQYDCNAYLTPSLSKNSSAAQTYSTVEAQHASKLSQQSLQVPTERGRSKSSSYDDIRFTSTPFQQSSSVQMGHSSRNTERALHVPTTRRKSTSPCDDPRYSSSRISTLTVEPYHFKDFNVRSVRSEANSNLGYCSKLSTASSVKDKENISGSRGSSSTQYDCNEYQAQSISQNSLAAQTQQSLQIPTARGRSKSSSYDDIIFTSTPFQQCSSSQMGHSSRSTVRTLTVEPFKLRDSGVSSMESEDSSLQDEYVNGRCDSSMGSRYPSYLNSLPDGQLPIKGSKVEIVWGCVKMGRTQSQSFQIQNQLHQKIPIEVSVVGSNFKLIKEGNASQVLTTLDFTLHAYETKTLTVIFQPSKIGAISDKVVFYPCSNSDSKKLKQTIRLFGYGGHISVDLTKMFKVSNGHFWLSMGVFDRAPIIQKFSIKNTGVLSAFAIIELENNGLMPKSTNVKINPMEMVLKPQQEVKVTIMYSPKTEDYKSQNDIINVGSFKFISGAEVDRARIRRLCSILSQKNENINKTIKSLSKQLPGEDTPRDLGILIEETSTSIYDLLKCITVKQIHVNIEKNPNVTMEMHSSFFNDSTMFKTLYQDSTTIQDENEFNKSNRLFTVDPNRILFSLPSKIHDRIIIQSKSKTPERFKVIATEGFTVSPPNGVVSSDKFAVIIVRCTRMQDEVGKLQVCIKNETSDVDLKAIVSRN, from the coding sequence CCGATCAAAGACGTTCAAAATCGGCAAACCCACCATCGAAAGAGAACGACTGCAATGATTACATGGCACAGAGTTTTCCTAAAAAATCTGTAACATTTCAAACACATTCCACTGCCCAAGCACACCATACTTCCAGGCGTTCACAACAAAGTCTGCAAGTTCCAACAGAACGTGAAAGAAGCACAAGTTTGTCATACGATGATATTCGTTTTACATCAACACCTTTCCAACAAAGTTCTTCCATCCAAATGGGGCATAGTTCTAGAAATACAGAACGGGCTCTCCACGTACCAACAACCCGTAGAAAAAGTACAAGCCCATGTGATGATCCTCGTTATTCATCATCTCGTATATCAACTTTGACAGTTGAACCGTATAAGTCCAGAGATTCTAATGTAAGAAGTGTGCGATTTGAAACTAATTCAAATTTGGAATACTGCTCAGAATTGTCTACAGCTTCCTCAGTTAAAGATAAGAAGGAAAATGTTAGCGGAAGACGAGGTTCATCATCGACACAATACGATTGCAATGCATATCTAACACCgagtttatctaaaaattcttCAGCAGCTCAAACATATTCTACAGTCGAAGCACAGCATGCTTCCAAGCTTTCACAACAAAGTCTGCAAGTTCCAACAGAACGTGGAAGAAGCAAAAGTTCGTCATACGATGATATTCGTTTTACATCAACACCTTTCCAACAAAGTTCTTCAGTTCAAATGGGGCATAGCTCTAGAAATACAGAACGGGCTCTCCACGTACCAACCACCCGTAGAAAAAGTACAAGCCCATGTGATGATCCGCGTTATTCATCATCTCGTATATCAACTTTGACAGTTGAACCataccattttaaagattttaatgttaGAAGTGTGCGAAGTGAAGCTAATTCAAATTTAGGATACTGCTCAAAACTGTCTACAGCTTCTTCAGTTAAAGATAAGGAAAATATTAGCGGAAGTCGTGGTTCATCATCAACACAATACGATTGCAATGAATATCAAGCACAGAGTATATCTCAAAACTCTTTAGCAGCTCAAACACAACAAAGTCTCCAAATTCCAACAGCACGCGGAAGAAGCAAAAGTTCGTCATACGATGACATCATTTTTACGTCAACACCTTTCCAACAATGTTCTTCATCCCAAATGGGTCATAGTTCTAGAAGTACCGTACGGACTTTGACAGTCGAACCATTTAAACTAAGAGATTCTGGTGTAAGTAGTATGGAAAGTGAAGATTCTTCGCTTCAAGATGAATATGTAAATGGAAGATGTGATTCATCAATGGGTTCAAGATATCCAAGTTATCTGAATTCTCTACCCGATGGACAATTACCAATTAAAGGAAGTAAAGTAGAAATTGTTTGGGGCTGTGTCAAAATGGGACGTACTCAATCCCAATCGTTTCAAATCCAAAATCAATTGCATCAAAAGATACCCATAGAAGTTTCGGTGGTTGgatcaaattttaaacttattaaagAAGGCAATGCATCTCAAGTATTAACAACACTGGATTTTACTCTTCATGCatatgaaactaaaactttaaCGGTTATTTTTCAACCATCTAAAATTGGAGCGATATCAGACAAAGTGGTTTTCTATCCCTGTTCTAATTCAGatagtaaaaaattaaaacaaacaataaGATTATTTGGATATGGTGGACATATTTCCGTAGATTtaactaaaatgtttaaagtcTCTAATGGTCATTTTTGGTTGTCAATGGGTGTTTTTGATCGCGCACCAATAATccaaaaattttccataaagaATACTGGTGTTTTGTCTGCGTTCGCTATAATAGAATTAGAAAACAATGGATTAATGCCAAAATCAACTAATGTGAAAATTAATCCAATGGAAATGGTTTTAAAACCACAACAAGAAGTTAAAGTAACAATAATGTATAGTCCAAAAACAGAAGattataaatcacaaaatgatATTATCAATGTAGGATCATTTAAGTTTATATCGGGAGCAGAAGTAGATCGTGCAAGAATAAGAAGATTGTGCAGTATACtatcacaaaaaaatgaaaacattaataaaacaattaaaagtctATCTAAACAGCTTCCTGGTGAAGATACTCCAAGAGATTTGGGTATACTGATTGAAGAAACATCAACTTCAATTTATGATCTTTTGAAATGCATAACAGTGAAACAAATACAtgtaaatattgaaaagaatCCAAATGTTACTATGGAAATGCACAGCAGTTTCTTTAATGATTCTACTATGTTTAAAACTCTTTATCAAGATAGTACGACAATACAGGatgaaaatgaatttaataaatctaataGATTATTTACAGTCGATCCGAACCGTATCCTATTTTCCTTACCATCTAAAATACATGATAGAATTATCATCCAATCAAAAAGTAAAACTCCTGAAAGGTTTAAAGTTATTGCAACTGAAGGTTTTACAGTGTCTCCGCCCAATGGTGTTGTATCTAGCGATAAATTTGCTGTAATAATAGTTAGATGTACGAGAATGCAAGATGAAGTAGGTAAGCTGCAAGtttgcattaaaaatgaaacttctGATGTGGATTTAAAAGCTATTGTATCTAGAAATTGA